A window of the Sporosarcina sp. FSL K6-2383 genome harbors these coding sequences:
- the menD gene encoding 2-succinyl-5-enolpyruvyl-6-hydroxy-3-cyclohexene-1-carboxylic-acid synthase: protein MDNRSVLTDYVRRMTGALMNAGVKEAVVSPGSRSTPLAYALASTDNLDVYMQVDERSAAYFALGLAKASGQPVVLLCTSGTAASNYHPAITEAYYARVPLIVITADRPHELREVGAPQAINQIRMYGEHVKYSVDMPVPEDNSNIHDFIDRHISRALSVATTAPFGPVHLNVPFREPLLIDFDRATPISTFSQHLIGGSALDTATAQLIMDMLVKSDRGLIVAGELPVGMDKQAFWRFAGALQWPVLCDPLSNLRSEVPDQCVALCIDHYDALLKSDVFCDKVMPEIVIRFGTQPVSKPLSLYLKKVGPSTVIAVDESPEFRDSLGIVTHHVQTTPEAVFRIIVNKPKTAYSELWAAANRLASDVTNSYEGVVGDEGIFAKTLIEHLPTGSDLVSGSSMPIRDMDTFFRATTKDITIFANRGTNGIDGVVSTAFGIQTARKRPTWLYIGDLSFLHDVNGLIVSRFHDMDLTIVIMNNDGGGIFSYLSQAGVTNHFEELFGTPTGLTFDHIAAMYDAQYAAVKSVEEFEAELLRVKDKSVRIIEVFANRQVNVQAHRELWAQITDRLASDV from the coding sequence ATGGATAACCGTAGCGTATTAACAGATTATGTTCGGCGTATGACTGGGGCGCTGATGAATGCAGGTGTAAAAGAGGCTGTTGTTAGTCCAGGATCACGTTCAACGCCGCTTGCCTATGCACTTGCTTCAACGGACAATCTCGACGTTTATATGCAAGTTGATGAACGTTCAGCAGCCTATTTTGCACTTGGCTTGGCGAAGGCATCGGGGCAACCGGTCGTTTTACTTTGTACATCAGGTACAGCGGCATCGAATTATCACCCAGCCATTACAGAGGCTTATTATGCGCGCGTTCCACTCATCGTTATAACAGCGGACCGTCCACATGAATTAAGGGAAGTGGGGGCACCACAAGCGATCAATCAGATTCGTATGTATGGTGAGCATGTAAAGTACAGTGTGGATATGCCTGTGCCAGAAGATAATTCGAACATTCATGATTTTATTGATCGTCATATTAGCCGCGCGTTGTCAGTTGCGACAACAGCGCCTTTTGGACCGGTTCACTTGAATGTACCGTTCCGAGAACCACTGTTGATTGATTTTGATCGAGCAACACCGATCTCGACATTTAGTCAACATCTCATAGGGGGCTCTGCTTTAGATACAGCTACAGCACAACTGATAATGGACATGCTTGTCAAATCGGATAGGGGGCTTATCGTCGCAGGTGAGCTGCCAGTTGGGATGGACAAGCAAGCGTTTTGGCGATTTGCAGGTGCGTTACAATGGCCAGTGTTGTGCGATCCGTTATCGAATCTGCGTTCAGAGGTACCCGACCAGTGTGTAGCGTTGTGTATCGATCACTATGACGCTCTGTTGAAAAGTGATGTTTTCTGTGACAAGGTGATGCCAGAGATAGTAATTCGTTTTGGCACGCAGCCTGTATCGAAACCACTCTCACTTTATTTGAAAAAAGTAGGGCCTTCGACCGTTATTGCGGTGGATGAATCACCCGAATTCAGGGATTCGCTCGGTATCGTTACACATCATGTTCAGACAACACCGGAAGCGGTTTTTCGAATTATTGTGAACAAGCCGAAGACAGCTTATTCGGAGTTATGGGCTGCAGCGAATCGGCTAGCATCTGATGTAACGAACAGTTATGAAGGAGTCGTCGGTGATGAAGGGATCTTTGCAAAAACACTAATTGAACATTTACCAACAGGTAGTGACTTGGTCAGTGGTAGTAGTATGCCGATTCGCGATATGGATACATTTTTTAGAGCGACGACGAAAGATATCACTATTTTCGCTAACCGAGGAACGAATGGTATTGACGGAGTTGTGTCAACAGCATTTGGGATTCAAACGGCACGGAAGCGACCAACATGGTTGTATATTGGTGATTTGTCGTTTTTACATGATGTCAATGGTTTAATTGTCAGTCGTTTTCATGACATGGATTTAACGATTGTCATTATGAATAACGATGGCGGTGGGATTTTCTCTTATCTTTCACAAGCCGGGGTTACGAATCATTTTGAAGAGTTATTTGGCACGCCGACAGGTTTGACATTCGATCATATTGCGGCGATGTATGATGCACAATATGCCGCTGTCAAGTCCGTCGAAGAGTTTGAAGCAGAGCTCTTGCGTGTTAAAGACAAGTCTGTACGTATTATCGAAGTATTTGCGAATCGCCAAGTGAATGTACAGGCGCATCGAGAGTTGTGGGCACAGATTACAGATAGGCTTGCTAGCGATGTGTGA
- a CDS encoding TraR/DksA C4-type zinc finger protein yields MLTDKQQSLLKKELFNMKEHLTTTAEQTDSKESAQEASSELSMYDNHPADMGTELFEREKDIALNVHANNELTKVENAIQAMLEGTYGICEVCQHEILFERLEAIPYTTLCIDHANEQEVPNDRPVEDDILIMANPNSYADRRSGAARDGEDSFQEIAKSGTSETPSDFIGDHDSYDTLYDSTIEDGASEEAIEEFVGTDISGKTRGFIRSDASVQYEEELDSQ; encoded by the coding sequence GTGCTAACTGACAAACAACAATCACTGTTAAAAAAAGAGTTATTCAATATGAAAGAACATTTAACAACAACGGCAGAACAAACTGATAGCAAGGAAAGTGCACAAGAAGCCTCCAGTGAACTTTCGATGTATGACAATCATCCTGCTGATATGGGTACAGAACTGTTTGAACGTGAGAAAGACATCGCCCTAAACGTACATGCGAATAATGAACTAACTAAAGTAGAGAACGCCATACAGGCGATGCTCGAGGGCACCTATGGCATTTGCGAAGTATGCCAACATGAAATTCTATTCGAAAGACTTGAAGCTATTCCTTACACAACGCTTTGTATTGATCATGCGAACGAACAAGAAGTACCAAATGATCGTCCAGTCGAAGATGATATCCTTATCATGGCTAACCCAAATTCGTATGCCGATAGAAGATCTGGAGCAGCCCGCGACGGCGAAGACAGCTTCCAAGAAATCGCTAAGTCTGGCACCTCAGAAACCCCTTCAGACTTCATAGGCGACCATGACAGCTATGACACACTATACGACAGCACTATCGAAGACGGGGCTTCAGAAGAAGCGATTGAAGAGTTTGTAGGTACAGACATCAGTGGTAAAACACGCGGTTTCATTAGGTCCGACGCATCCGTGCAATACGAGGAGGAATTGGATAGTCAATAA
- a CDS encoding o-succinylbenzoate--CoA ligase, with the protein MIPNWLIQRAYLTPDKTALSFENETWTFAELKNKSMVLAGKLTANDLQEGQRIALLGPSNADMVFIIHACMLAGLEIVMLNSRLTTKELEWQLEDSGASAVIVADEMHDVVANTAVRPLLYSTIDQSVEQQFDVQELWTTDRTITIMYTSGTTGFPKGVRQTAGNHVSSAMSSVLNLGLKDDDVWLCAMPLFHISGFSILVRSALYGMEVRLYEKFDAIRTAAEIRDGSVTRMSVVSLTLDKILRELEKDNAQAHPSFQTMLAGGGSVPVDYMERAIACRIPVLQTYGMTETSSQTATLAAGDAIRKMGSAGKPLFFNQIKIKNAVNPYDKGEVLIHGPHVTPGYIGRFADINPLEDGWLPTGDIGYFDEEGYLYVIDRRSDLIISGGENIYPAEIENVLVAHANVSEAGVCGREHAEWGSVPVAFVVVAGDVSAEELLLFCEEQLARYKVPKEFYFVDKLPRNASNKLLRRELREWLDCPK; encoded by the coding sequence ATGATTCCAAATTGGCTGATACAGCGAGCGTATTTGACGCCGGATAAAACGGCATTATCTTTTGAGAATGAAACATGGACATTTGCCGAGTTGAAAAATAAGTCAATGGTGCTTGCAGGAAAATTGACAGCGAATGATTTACAAGAGGGACAGCGCATTGCATTGCTCGGTCCGTCTAATGCAGACATGGTATTCATCATCCATGCCTGTATGTTAGCGGGACTTGAAATCGTCATGTTGAATAGCCGACTGACCACCAAGGAATTGGAGTGGCAGTTGGAGGATTCGGGTGCTAGTGCGGTCATTGTTGCGGATGAAATGCATGATGTTGTCGCTAATACAGCTGTCCGTCCATTGCTTTATTCGACAATTGACCAAAGTGTAGAGCAGCAATTTGACGTTCAGGAACTGTGGACGACAGATCGGACGATTACGATTATGTATACATCGGGCACGACAGGCTTTCCGAAAGGGGTTCGTCAAACAGCGGGCAACCATGTTTCGAGTGCAATGTCGTCTGTTTTGAATCTAGGGTTGAAGGATGATGATGTTTGGCTCTGTGCCATGCCATTATTTCATATTAGCGGCTTCTCCATTCTTGTTCGGTCGGCTCTGTATGGAATGGAAGTCAGGTTGTACGAAAAATTTGATGCCATTCGAACGGCGGCGGAAATTCGTGATGGCTCGGTGACAAGGATGTCAGTTGTATCTCTAACGTTGGACAAAATCTTGCGAGAGCTTGAAAAAGACAATGCGCAGGCTCATCCTTCTTTCCAAACGATGCTGGCAGGTGGTGGTTCAGTGCCTGTAGATTACATGGAGCGGGCGATTGCTTGTCGCATTCCTGTACTTCAAACATATGGCATGACGGAAACCAGTTCGCAGACCGCGACATTGGCAGCAGGAGATGCGATACGTAAGATGGGTTCTGCGGGCAAGCCGTTATTTTTTAATCAAATCAAGATAAAGAATGCGGTGAATCCTTATGACAAAGGAGAAGTATTAATACATGGTCCGCATGTGACGCCAGGATATATTGGCCGATTTGCAGATATCAATCCGTTGGAGGATGGCTGGTTGCCGACAGGAGATATCGGCTATTTTGATGAAGAAGGTTATTTGTATGTTATCGATCGGCGTTCGGATTTAATCATTTCAGGCGGGGAGAATATTTATCCTGCAGAAATTGAAAATGTACTTGTGGCGCATGCAAATGTTAGCGAAGCGGGTGTATGTGGGCGAGAACATGCCGAATGGGGAAGTGTTCCAGTAGCATTTGTCGTTGTAGCAGGTGATGTGTCGGCAGAGGAGTTGCTATTGTTTTGCGAAGAGCAATTAGCACGCTATAAAGTGCCTAAGGAATTCTATTTTGTTGATAAGCTGCCGCGTAATGCATCGAATAAGTTGTTACGGCGGGAATTGAGGGAATGGTTGGATTGTCCAAAGTAA
- a CDS encoding MgtC/SapB family protein — translation MEWIANEAMYPEVLIKILLALALSLVIGVEREIKKKPIGLKTSAVIATFSCLLTVVSIEAAYLVPARNDINVTMDPLRLAAQIVSGIGFLGAGAILRRDNDNITGLTTAAMIWGAASIGIAVGAGFYIEAAFTVLSVMFVIEVIAPALGKFGPKRLRTKEAAFIFVLSDKSKIDDLIAYLKSEGMMIENLRIRQVTTSSKQLHHELDFRLSALPKKTTTKLYIELTTLSYIESVEIEIFP, via the coding sequence ATGGAATGGATTGCGAATGAAGCGATGTATCCCGAAGTATTGATTAAAATCCTTCTTGCACTCGCATTAAGTTTAGTCATCGGTGTAGAAAGGGAAATAAAGAAGAAGCCTATTGGTTTGAAGACGAGTGCAGTTATCGCAACTTTTAGCTGTCTTCTAACAGTTGTTTCTATCGAAGCCGCTTATCTAGTGCCTGCACGCAATGATATTAACGTGACGATGGACCCTCTTCGTCTTGCTGCACAAATCGTAAGTGGGATTGGTTTCCTTGGAGCCGGTGCTATATTACGTAGGGATAACGATAATATTACCGGGCTAACTACAGCTGCAATGATTTGGGGCGCTGCGAGTATTGGGATTGCAGTCGGCGCTGGTTTTTATATTGAAGCCGCATTTACAGTCCTAAGTGTGATGTTTGTTATTGAAGTAATTGCACCTGCTCTTGGCAAATTCGGACCTAAAAGACTTAGAACGAAGGAGGCTGCATTCATTTTTGTTTTATCGGACAAATCAAAGATTGACGATCTCATTGCCTATTTGAAATCAGAAGGCATGATGATTGAAAATTTACGGATTCGACAAGTCACGACCAGTAGCAAACAGTTGCATCATGAACTTGATTTTCGACTTTCTGCACTGCCCAAAAAAACGACAACAAAATTGTATATCGAACTCACTACACTTTCTTATATCGAATCGGTTGAAATAGAAATCTTTCCATAA
- a CDS encoding 1,4-dihydroxy-2-naphthoate polyprenyltransferase codes for MQQTIKADTGWRIWWQLTRPHTLTAAFAPVFLGTMIALPSTNIHFPLFFAMLTASIFIQMATNMFNEYYDFKRGLDTEHSIGIGGTIVRNGIQPKTVLNLAFLLYGISVLIGIYICMETSWLLAIVGILSMMVGYFYTGGPYPIAYTPFGELVSGVVMGMLLILIAFYLQTGTVTTEAILLSIPSMLLVGGIMMANNIRDIEGDTEGGRKTLAILVGRPNAITILMFFFVISYGWIIALVISGYLTPWALLVLLSVKKPATAISVFRKNLQPIEVMPAMKNTAVTNTLFGLLLGLGILFNHVF; via the coding sequence TTGCAACAGACAATAAAAGCAGATACAGGATGGCGTATTTGGTGGCAACTGACACGTCCACATACCCTAACAGCAGCTTTCGCACCTGTATTTCTTGGCACGATGATTGCGTTACCTAGTACAAACATTCATTTTCCTTTATTCTTCGCAATGCTGACCGCCAGTATCTTCATCCAAATGGCGACAAATATGTTCAACGAATACTATGATTTCAAACGGGGTCTTGATACAGAGCATTCCATCGGTATTGGAGGCACAATCGTCCGCAATGGTATCCAACCCAAAACGGTATTGAATCTGGCCTTTTTACTATATGGAATTTCCGTCCTAATCGGTATCTATATTTGTATGGAAACGTCATGGCTACTCGCAATTGTTGGTATCCTGTCGATGATGGTAGGCTATTTCTACACCGGTGGACCATATCCAATCGCCTACACACCTTTTGGTGAGTTAGTATCTGGCGTAGTAATGGGCATGCTGCTCATCCTCATTGCCTTTTACCTTCAAACAGGAACTGTCACGACAGAAGCCATCCTATTGTCCATACCAAGTATGCTACTTGTAGGAGGAATCATGATGGCCAACAATATTCGCGATATTGAAGGAGATACTGAAGGTGGTAGGAAAACACTTGCCATCCTAGTCGGTCGACCCAACGCTATCACAATTTTAATGTTCTTTTTTGTCATATCTTATGGCTGGATCATCGCGCTGGTTATTTCAGGTTACCTGACACCTTGGGCACTTCTTGTTTTGCTCAGTGTCAAAAAACCAGCAACAGCAATCTCTGTATTCCGAAAAAATTTGCAACCAATTGAAGTAATGCCTGCTATGAAAAATACAGCTGTGACAAATACACTATTTGGTTTGTTACTTGGTCTTGGTATACTCTTCAATCACGTATTTTAA
- a CDS encoding isochorismate synthase translates to MNRKLTATRKSQVKMDSHAVRFFTETIDAGRISPLAFFEAGESCYQDKRFYWQNADKTMTLVGIGHATVLTSDSVEERFQHISTAWNRLRAALIKEEKDMEPVLFGGFSYDPKSIKEAEWDAFPSAYFVVPSFQLTIKNGKTTISINLVTESDEAAEEFNRLRDERDRLIHIAQVEDFNLLAKPVVVSIEEIAKDNYMQAVADVTDKINEGIAEKVVIARSVQLNFAEEVPAVTALHHISNEQQESYHFGLQKDGQLFFGATPERLIEISNGRAYSACVAGSIKRGKSAVEDRQFGEELLEDHKNREEHQYVVNMISQVFQAFCTNIAMPKAPKLMKIRDIQHLFTPIEGTVEQGTDIFNLVQALHPTPALGGVPTNVSMEMIRSVENMDRGYYAAPIGWTDTAGNGEFAVAIRSALLDGNHAYLYAGGGIVADSEADKEYDETWVKFRPVMRALGGKLNG, encoded by the coding sequence ATGAACCGGAAGTTGACCGCTACGCGTAAAAGCCAAGTGAAAATGGACAGTCATGCAGTACGATTTTTTACGGAAACCATTGATGCGGGGCGAATTTCACCACTTGCATTTTTTGAAGCGGGGGAATCCTGTTATCAAGATAAACGTTTTTATTGGCAAAATGCAGATAAAACCATGACGCTCGTCGGTATTGGACATGCGACAGTATTGACGAGTGATAGCGTTGAGGAACGCTTTCAACATATTTCAACAGCGTGGAATCGTTTGCGGGCTGCGCTTATTAAAGAAGAAAAGGATATGGAGCCTGTATTGTTTGGAGGTTTCTCCTATGATCCTAAAAGTATTAAGGAGGCGGAGTGGGATGCATTTCCATCTGCTTATTTTGTTGTCCCTTCTTTCCAGCTGACAATTAAAAACGGGAAGACGACGATTTCCATCAACCTAGTGACGGAAAGCGATGAAGCGGCGGAAGAGTTCAATCGGTTGCGAGATGAACGGGATCGCTTAATTCATATTGCGCAAGTGGAAGATTTTAATCTATTGGCAAAGCCAGTTGTTGTTTCCATTGAGGAAATTGCCAAAGACAATTATATGCAGGCTGTTGCCGATGTGACAGATAAAATCAATGAAGGTATTGCTGAAAAAGTTGTTATTGCACGTTCTGTACAGCTCAATTTTGCAGAGGAAGTACCGGCTGTCACTGCATTGCATCATATTTCAAATGAACAGCAGGAGAGTTATCATTTCGGTCTGCAAAAAGATGGTCAACTGTTTTTCGGTGCTACGCCGGAGCGTTTGATTGAAATATCGAATGGACGAGCGTACTCCGCCTGTGTTGCAGGATCTATTAAACGCGGGAAGTCCGCAGTGGAGGATCGGCAATTTGGTGAAGAACTGCTCGAGGATCATAAAAATCGGGAAGAGCATCAATATGTTGTCAATATGATTTCACAAGTATTTCAGGCTTTTTGTACAAATATTGCGATGCCTAAAGCACCAAAACTTATGAAAATTCGTGATATTCAGCATTTATTCACCCCGATTGAGGGAACAGTGGAGCAAGGAACTGACATTTTTAACTTGGTTCAGGCTCTTCATCCGACACCTGCACTTGGTGGAGTACCAACAAATGTATCGATGGAGATGATTCGATCTGTGGAAAATATGGATCGAGGATATTATGCTGCGCCGATCGGCTGGACGGATACGGCGGGCAATGGTGAATTTGCGGTGGCAATTCGTTCTGCCTTACTGGACGGTAATCATGCGTATTTGTATGCCGGTGGTGGAATTGTCGCTGATTCTGAGGCGGATAAAGAATATGATGAAACATGGGTTAAATTTAGACCGGTTATGCGGGCGCTTGGAGGAAAATTGAATGGATAA
- the menH gene encoding 2-succinyl-6-hydroxy-2,4-cyclohexadiene-1-carboxylate synthase — protein sequence MCEKFVDVRGIDIHVAMNGDDSLPTIVLLHGFTGSTASWQEVIELFKGRYRTVVIDLTGHGRTAAPKETARYAMEQQVEDLEVLFDMLSLDQFTLVGYSMGGRVALAFTVKYPKRVTSLILESSSPGLKTVEERTERKVADSRLADRILKDGLKSFVDFWESVPLFDSQRMLSEDKRRAVRDERLSQRETGLANSLRGIGTGSQPSYWQRLHALTVAVLLITGELDTKFVNIAREMIYKFPNARHETIVNVGHAIHVENPTVFATMVEEHILKGVNEGNLSL from the coding sequence ATGTGTGAAAAGTTTGTTGATGTGCGTGGAATAGACATCCATGTGGCAATGAATGGCGATGACAGCTTACCGACGATTGTTCTGTTACATGGTTTTACGGGAAGTACGGCTTCTTGGCAAGAGGTCATCGAGCTGTTTAAAGGTCGATACCGAACTGTCGTGATTGACTTAACGGGTCATGGGAGAACGGCGGCACCAAAAGAGACTGCTCGCTATGCGATGGAACAGCAAGTAGAAGATCTTGAAGTGCTTTTTGACATGCTGTCGCTAGACCAATTTACATTGGTTGGCTATTCCATGGGAGGTCGCGTTGCACTTGCCTTTACGGTGAAGTATCCAAAGAGAGTAACGTCTCTAATCCTTGAAAGTTCTTCTCCAGGGCTGAAAACAGTTGAAGAACGAACGGAGCGTAAGGTGGCAGATAGTCGTTTGGCAGATAGAATCTTAAAGGATGGCTTGAAATCGTTTGTGGATTTTTGGGAGAGTGTTCCGTTGTTTGATTCACAGCGAATGCTGTCGGAAGACAAGAGGCGGGCGGTTAGGGATGAACGACTTAGCCAGCGTGAGACGGGACTTGCGAACAGTTTACGAGGCATTGGGACTGGTAGTCAACCGTCGTATTGGCAGAGGCTTCACGCGCTGACTGTTGCTGTTTTGCTCATAACGGGAGAACTCGACACAAAATTCGTAAATATTGCCCGGGAAATGATTTATAAATTCCCGAATGCTCGTCATGAAACGATTGTCAATGTCGGACATGCAATACATGTGGAAAATCCCACTGTATTTGCTACAATGGTAGAGGAACATATTTTGAAGGGCGTTAATGAGGGGAATCTAAGTTTGTGA
- the menB gene encoding 1,4-dihydroxy-2-naphthoyl-CoA synthase: MTRQWETLRTYEDIKYEKYSGIAKITINRPEVRNAFRPKTVMELIDAFSRARDDASIGVIVLTGEGEKAFCSGGDQSVRGHGGYVGDDEIPRLNVLDLQRLIRVIPKPVVAMVAGYAIGGGHVLHVVCDLTIAADNARFGQTGPKVGSFDAGYGSGYLARIIGHKKAREIWFLCRQYDAQEALDMGLVNTVVPYAQLEDETVQWCEEMLTMSPTALRFVKAAMNADTDGLAGLQQMAGDATLLYYTTDEAKEGRDAFKEKRQPDFGQFPRFP, translated from the coding sequence ATGACACGTCAATGGGAAACACTTCGTACATACGAAGATATCAAATACGAAAAGTATAGTGGTATCGCAAAAATAACAATCAACCGTCCGGAAGTGCGTAACGCATTCCGCCCGAAAACGGTAATGGAGCTTATCGATGCATTTTCACGCGCACGTGATGACGCGAGCATTGGTGTTATTGTTTTAACAGGTGAAGGTGAGAAAGCATTCTGTTCAGGTGGCGATCAATCTGTACGTGGTCATGGTGGCTATGTTGGAGATGACGAAATTCCCCGTTTGAACGTGCTAGATTTACAACGTTTAATCAGAGTTATTCCGAAGCCAGTTGTGGCAATGGTCGCAGGTTATGCTATCGGTGGCGGACACGTGTTACATGTTGTCTGTGACTTGACGATTGCAGCAGACAATGCGCGATTCGGGCAAACAGGACCTAAAGTTGGTTCTTTCGATGCTGGTTATGGTTCAGGCTACTTGGCACGAATTATTGGTCATAAGAAAGCACGTGAAATTTGGTTCCTATGTCGTCAATACGACGCACAGGAAGCGCTTGATATGGGTCTTGTCAACACAGTTGTTCCTTATGCACAACTCGAAGACGAAACTGTTCAATGGTGTGAAGAAATGCTTACAATGAGCCCGACTGCACTTCGTTTTGTCAAAGCGGCAATGAACGCTGATACGGACGGTCTTGCAGGCTTACAACAAATGGCTGGTGACGCAACACTACTGTATTATACAACGGATGAAGCGAAAGAAGGCCGCGATGCGTTTAAAGAGAAACGTCAACCGGACTTCGGTCAATTCCCACGTTTTCCTTAA
- a CDS encoding DMT family transporter produces MEKPAIHPYIPIIIGVISVALSAIFVKLATADAGVIAFYRMFFSVLLMLPIFLVKYRREILTLGKKDWIFSAIAGVFLAFHFILWFESLNYTSVASSTVLVTLQPIFAFVGTYFFFKERLSFKTILSAVIAITGSVIISWGDFKLSGTAFYGDMLALAGCALITAYLLFGQDVRKRLSLITYTFVVYSISTLTLFFYVLIKGESFGPYSETDWFWFFMLALIPNLLGHTMFNWAIKWVSTNVISIAILFEPVGAAILAFYIFNETLTTSQIIGGVVVIAGILLFVIDGNKLREKLFSKKA; encoded by the coding sequence ATGGAAAAACCCGCAATTCATCCTTATATCCCAATCATTATTGGTGTAATATCCGTAGCCCTTTCTGCCATCTTCGTCAAACTCGCAACAGCTGATGCAGGAGTGATTGCTTTTTATCGAATGTTTTTCTCTGTCTTACTGATGTTACCGATCTTCCTTGTTAAGTATAGAAGGGAAATTCTGACCCTTGGCAAGAAGGATTGGATCTTTTCTGCGATTGCAGGTGTATTTTTAGCCTTCCATTTTATTTTATGGTTTGAATCATTAAATTACACCTCTGTAGCCAGTTCAACTGTGCTTGTTACTCTGCAGCCGATCTTCGCTTTTGTCGGTACCTATTTCTTCTTTAAAGAGAGACTATCGTTCAAAACGATTTTATCTGCGGTTATCGCCATTACGGGAAGTGTGATTATTAGTTGGGGAGACTTCAAGCTGAGTGGAACTGCTTTTTATGGGGATATGCTGGCGCTTGCAGGGTGTGCACTTATTACCGCCTATCTTTTATTTGGCCAAGATGTACGGAAGCGACTTTCGCTTATTACTTATACGTTTGTCGTTTACTCAATAAGTACACTCACATTATTTTTTTATGTCCTCATTAAAGGGGAGTCATTCGGTCCTTATTCAGAAACGGATTGGTTCTGGTTTTTTATGCTAGCACTCATTCCGAATCTACTAGGCCATACAATGTTCAACTGGGCTATCAAATGGGTCAGCACGAATGTAATATCTATTGCAATCTTATTTGAACCCGTAGGAGCAGCAATTTTAGCGTTTTATATCTTTAATGAAACCCTGACAACATCTCAAATTATCGGCGGAGTAGTTGTCATAGCAGGGATATTGCTATTCGTCATTGACGGGAATAAATTGCGTGAAAAACTTTTTTCGAAAAAAGCTTGA
- a CDS encoding cation diffusion facilitator family transporter, whose translation MKEILTLIKEGNKPSLLAAIVNTVIAILKAIAFLLTGNIAMFAEMLHSLGDAANQFFVYIGSALSKKAPTPKFPNGFGRVVNLVCLGAVIVVAIMSYEAIIGGWHHILNPVESGGFVLNLSVLGIAIALEFFVLYKAGKEVLHEAGIQNGGLAAPITVSFRHLNRAKPATKLVFMEDLVATMGGILAFVAVLLAHFLGLLVAEGIASILIGLMMFYVVGKVFLENAKGAIGETDEEMLNHIAHLVAQDPDVKDIQRVEVLKEGEFLHVEVVAEVDSSHTVAYVDDVRDRLLDLILQQKGVREVLISFDEDDGVSTWKKANSSETIQQFSSKLPE comes from the coding sequence ATGAAAGAAATACTGACACTTATAAAAGAAGGTAACAAACCTTCCTTACTTGCGGCTATCGTCAATACCGTCATCGCCATTCTGAAAGCTATTGCATTCTTGCTAACTGGCAACATTGCAATGTTTGCAGAAATGTTACATTCGCTCGGCGATGCGGCCAACCAATTTTTTGTCTACATCGGGTCGGCTTTATCAAAAAAAGCACCCACACCTAAATTTCCGAACGGATTTGGTCGAGTTGTCAACTTAGTTTGTCTTGGCGCTGTCATCGTTGTTGCCATTATGTCATACGAAGCGATTATCGGCGGATGGCATCATATTTTAAATCCAGTTGAATCGGGCGGATTTGTACTCAATCTTTCTGTTCTCGGAATTGCAATCGCTCTTGAATTTTTTGTTTTATACAAGGCTGGAAAGGAAGTTCTTCATGAGGCCGGGATTCAAAATGGTGGACTCGCCGCACCTATTACGGTAAGTTTCAGGCATCTCAATCGTGCTAAACCAGCGACAAAACTTGTATTCATGGAAGACTTAGTTGCAACAATGGGCGGGATCCTCGCATTTGTCGCTGTGCTATTGGCCCATTTTCTCGGATTACTTGTCGCCGAAGGAATCGCTTCTATCCTTATCGGACTCATGATGTTTTACGTGGTCGGCAAAGTATTTTTGGAAAACGCAAAGGGGGCAATCGGAGAAACCGACGAAGAAATGCTCAATCACATCGCTCACCTTGTCGCGCAAGACCCCGATGTGAAGGATATTCAACGCGTTGAGGTCTTGAAAGAAGGGGAATTTCTCCATGTTGAAGTGGTTGCAGAAGTTGACTCTTCCCACACTGTCGCATATGTCGATGATGTACGTGATCGATTGTTAGACCTTATCCTCCAGCAAAAAGGAGTGCGAGAGGTTCTTATTTCTTTTGATGAAGACGATGGCGTATCGACTTGGAAAAAAGCCAATTCATCTGAAACAATTCAACAATTCAGTTCTAAGCTACCAGAATAA